A stretch of the Rhizobium sullae genome encodes the following:
- a CDS encoding gamma-glutamyltransferase family protein: MTAFTTRPEILGTFGVVTSTHWIASAVGMSILEKGGNAFDAAVATGFVLQIVEPHLCGPGGDMPAILYSKTKDKVEVICAQGSAPAGATIEHYTSEGLKLIPGDGLLATVIPGSFDGWMLMLRDYGRLTVRDILEPAIHYAEHGHPVLPRVSATISGLAAFFEKEWPTSHKTWLPGGSAPAPHSNFKNPVLAETWKRILIEAEAKSGREAQVEAARDAFYRGFVAEAIDRYAGSTEVMDASGTRHLGVINADDMANWSATIEEPLTYDYHGWTIAKTGPWGQGPVFLQTLSLLKEIDIAGMDPAGADFVHTVTEAMKLAFADREIYYGDPEFAKVPVEHLLSDAYAAPRRKLITSDASLELRPGLVPGFEAQYDLTMEMLGATSKTGAVYEPTMAHLSEKRGDTVHIDVIDREGNMVSVTPSGGWLQSSPVVPGLGFCLNSRAQMFWLKPGLPTSLAPGKRPRTTLTPTLALHEGRPTLAFGTPGGDQQEQWQLSFFLRYVHHNMNLQAAIDQPLFHTSHFPGSFYPRTREPGSLMAEANFGAEVLDALRRKGHNLTVADPWTVGRLTAARRDADGLMRAAATPRLMQAYAVGR, from the coding sequence ATGACAGCATTCACGACCCGTCCGGAGATCTTGGGCACCTTCGGCGTCGTCACATCGACCCACTGGATCGCGTCCGCCGTCGGCATGAGCATCCTCGAAAAAGGCGGCAATGCCTTCGATGCGGCCGTCGCCACCGGTTTCGTGCTGCAGATCGTCGAGCCGCATCTTTGCGGGCCGGGCGGCGATATGCCGGCGATCCTCTATTCGAAGACGAAGGACAAGGTCGAAGTCATTTGTGCCCAGGGTTCCGCACCGGCCGGGGCGACGATCGAGCACTATACGTCCGAAGGTCTCAAGCTAATTCCCGGCGACGGCCTGCTTGCGACCGTCATTCCCGGCTCTTTCGACGGCTGGATGCTGATGCTGCGGGACTATGGAAGGCTGACGGTCCGTGACATCCTTGAACCGGCAATCCATTATGCCGAGCATGGCCATCCGGTTCTACCACGCGTTTCGGCGACGATCTCCGGCCTTGCCGCTTTCTTCGAAAAAGAATGGCCGACGTCACACAAGACCTGGCTGCCCGGCGGTTCGGCTCCAGCGCCGCATTCGAACTTCAAGAATCCGGTCCTTGCCGAAACCTGGAAGCGGATCCTCATTGAGGCCGAAGCAAAGAGTGGGCGCGAGGCGCAGGTCGAGGCCGCCCGCGATGCGTTCTATCGCGGCTTCGTTGCCGAGGCGATCGACAGATACGCCGGCTCGACCGAGGTGATGGATGCGAGCGGCACCCGGCACCTGGGCGTTATCAATGCAGATGACATGGCGAACTGGTCGGCGACGATCGAAGAGCCGCTGACCTATGATTACCACGGCTGGACGATTGCGAAGACCGGCCCATGGGGCCAGGGTCCGGTCTTCCTGCAGACGCTTTCACTTCTGAAGGAAATCGACATCGCCGGAATGGACCCGGCTGGCGCCGATTTCGTCCACACCGTCACCGAAGCCATGAAACTCGCCTTCGCCGACCGTGAAATCTACTATGGCGATCCGGAATTCGCGAAAGTCCCGGTCGAGCATTTGCTCTCTGATGCTTATGCGGCCCCGCGCCGGAAATTGATAACCTCCGATGCCTCACTCGAGCTGCGTCCGGGGCTCGTCCCCGGCTTCGAAGCCCAGTATGACCTGACCATGGAAATGCTCGGCGCCACCTCGAAAACTGGCGCCGTCTACGAGCCGACCATGGCGCATCTTTCTGAAAAGCGCGGCGACACCGTCCACATCGACGTGATCGACCGCGAGGGCAACATGGTTTCCGTTACGCCGTCAGGCGGCTGGCTGCAGTCCTCGCCGGTCGTGCCGGGCCTCGGCTTCTGCCTGAATTCGCGCGCGCAGATGTTCTGGTTGAAGCCCGGCCTGCCAACGTCGCTTGCGCCCGGCAAACGTCCGCGCACGACGCTGACGCCCACACTCGCCCTTCACGAAGGCCGGCCCACACTCGCTTTCGGCACACCTGGCGGCGACCAGCAGGAGCAATGGCAGCTCTCCTTCTTCCTGCGCTATGTCCATCACAATATGAACCTGCAGGCGGCAATTGATCAGCCGCTCTTCCACACATCGCATTTTCCCGGCTCCTTTTATCCGCGCACCCGCGAGCCCGGCAGCCTGATGGCAGAGGCGAATTTCGGCGCCGAAGTGCTTGATGCGCTGCGCAGAAAGGGCCACAACCTGACCGTCGCCGACCCGTGGACGGTTGGCCGTCTGACCGCTGCACGCCGCGACGCCGATGGATTGATGCGGGCTGCCGCAACGCCGCGCCTGATGCAGGCTTATGCAGTCGGGAGGTAG
- a CDS encoding ABC transporter permease has translation MTALDQITIATEQRPPSRAWRKLKANKGALVGLGIIAFFTILAIAAPLLPIPDPNATSWSAIRKAPSAAHWLGTDDIGRDILSRMIWGAQASLMAGVFSVAIALVIGVPFGLISGYFGGWTDQIISRITEAFLAMPFLITAIALAAFLGPSLTNAMIAIGLSAMPVFVRLTRGQVLAVKTEEYVEGARSIGLRHLSIITRYILPNVFAPILVQATLTIATAIIAEASLSFLGLGQQPPAPSWGSMLNVAKNFLSQAPWMAMWPGAAIFLVVIGFNLLGDGLRDALDPREA, from the coding sequence GTGACTGCTCTCGACCAGATCACCATTGCAACCGAACAGCGCCCGCCGAGCCGGGCGTGGCGAAAGCTGAAAGCGAACAAGGGTGCGCTCGTAGGCCTTGGCATCATCGCCTTCTTCACCATTCTCGCGATCGCAGCCCCACTGCTGCCGATCCCGGATCCTAACGCGACGAGCTGGTCGGCGATCCGCAAGGCGCCGTCGGCCGCCCACTGGCTCGGCACCGATGATATCGGCCGCGACATTCTCTCCCGGATGATCTGGGGGGCACAGGCCTCGCTGATGGCGGGGGTCTTCTCGGTGGCGATCGCGCTTGTTATCGGCGTGCCCTTCGGCCTCATCTCCGGCTATTTCGGCGGATGGACGGACCAGATCATCTCGCGCATCACCGAAGCCTTTCTTGCCATGCCGTTCCTGATCACTGCGATCGCGCTTGCCGCCTTCCTCGGCCCGAGCCTGACGAATGCGATGATTGCGATCGGTCTTTCGGCCATGCCAGTCTTTGTCCGGCTGACGCGCGGCCAGGTGCTTGCCGTCAAGACGGAGGAATATGTCGAAGGGGCGCGCTCTATCGGGCTCCGGCACCTCAGCATCATCACCCGTTACATCCTGCCGAACGTCTTTGCGCCGATCCTGGTGCAGGCGACGCTGACGATCGCCACCGCAATCATCGCCGAAGCCAGCCTATCCTTCCTCGGCCTCGGCCAGCAGCCGCCTGCTCCAAGCTGGGGTTCGATGCTGAACGTTGCCAAGAACTTCCTGTCTCAGGCGCCATGGATGGCGATGTGGCCGGGTGCAGCGATCTTCCTCGTGGTGATCGGTTTTAACCTTCTCGGCGACGGCCTGCGCGATGCGCTCGACCCGCGCGAAGCATGA
- a CDS encoding ABC transporter permease: MYTYIAKRLLVAIPTLLIISVFVFSLQKLLPGDPILAMAGEERDPEVIEYLREKYRLNDPVPYQYVSWLGSVLKGDLGISLRTNQPVLELVAEKLPVTIQLAIMSMIFAFVIGVPMGILAAVKKNTVFDYLANLIALSGLSIPNFWLGIMLILLVSVKLGWLPASGYEPFFSNPLRSIETMLMPSFVLGNALAATLMRHTRSAMLSVLSADYIRTARAKGLSERSVVLEHSFRNAVLPIVTLSALLFGELLAGAVLTEQIFTIPGFGKLIVDAVFNRDYAVVQGVVLCTAIGFILMNLLADIVYVLLNPRIRAAL; the protein is encoded by the coding sequence ATGTACACCTATATCGCCAAGCGGCTTCTGGTCGCCATTCCGACCCTGCTGATCATCTCGGTCTTCGTCTTCTCGCTGCAGAAGCTGTTGCCGGGCGATCCCATCCTCGCCATGGCAGGCGAGGAGCGCGATCCTGAGGTGATCGAATACTTGCGCGAAAAATACCGGCTGAACGACCCGGTGCCGTATCAGTATGTGTCCTGGCTCGGCTCGGTTCTGAAGGGTGATCTCGGCATATCGCTGCGCACCAACCAGCCGGTTCTGGAACTCGTGGCGGAAAAGCTGCCGGTCACCATCCAGCTTGCGATCATGTCGATGATCTTCGCCTTCGTCATCGGTGTGCCGATGGGAATTTTAGCCGCGGTCAAGAAGAACACTGTCTTCGATTATCTTGCCAACCTGATCGCGCTTTCCGGCCTTTCGATTCCGAATTTCTGGCTCGGCATCATGCTGATCTTATTGGTTTCGGTGAAGCTCGGCTGGCTGCCCGCTTCCGGTTACGAACCCTTTTTCAGCAATCCGCTGCGCTCGATCGAAACGATGCTGATGCCCTCCTTCGTACTCGGCAATGCCCTCGCCGCCACGCTGATGCGCCACACCCGCTCCGCGATGCTCAGTGTGCTCAGCGCCGACTATATCCGCACAGCGCGCGCGAAGGGCCTTTCCGAGCGCTCCGTCGTGCTCGAGCACAGCTTCCGAAACGCCGTGCTGCCGATCGTGACCTTGAGCGCGCTGCTCTTCGGCGAACTGCTGGCAGGTGCGGTCTTGACCGAACAGATCTTCACTATCCCCGGCTTCGGCAAACTCATCGTCGATGCCGTCTTCAACCGGGACTATGCTGTCGTCCAGGGCGTCGTGCTTTGCACGGCGATCGGCTTCATCCTGATGAACCTTTTGGCCGACATCGTTTATGTCCTCCTCAACCCGCGCATAAGGGCTGCCCTGTGA